CAGTGATGGTCGCGATATCGGTGTGGTTTGCAATATGCCCGGTAATGAAGGAGTAACCGTTCTTCCCATGGCGGGTGATGTGGGATCGCAGTACACTCCAGCAGCAGGCTGGGCACAAGCTATTGAGTACAGGAAAAAAGTGTTAAAAGAAGAAGCATACTCGAATGCAATTTCTGTGATTCTGGGCGGCGATGCTTCAGTAGCGACGAACGGCTTTTGGTCGTGCCTTACCATGGCTACTACACTGAATTTGCCCATATTGTTTTACATCGAAGACAACGGATATGGAATTTCGGTCACCAGTGATATGCAGACGCCGGGAGCTAATATCGCCAATAATCTCTACTCATTTAAAAATTTAAGAATTTTTGATGGCGATGGTACAAGCCCGGAAGAAGCGTTAGCCCTGATTACTGAAGCTTCCGATTATACACGGGAAAGAAAAGGTCCGGCACTGCTTCGACTTACGGTTCCCAGATTAAACGGTCATTCATACCAGGATAATCAAGCTTATAAAGACGAAGAGCTGTTGAAAAAGGAGAGTGATAGAGATCCTCTCAAAACTCTGAAAGAATTTATGATACCTGATCTCATCAGCAAGAAGAAGTGGGATGAGCTTGAAGAAAAGAACCGTGAAAAAGCTCGTGAAGCAGCTGATTCTGCGTGGAACAGACCGGACCCGGATAAAGACAGTTTAACAAAGTATGCGTTTTTTAAAGAGGGTGATGAAATTCAGCAGGTAGGCGGTTTATTTAAAGAAGGGTTTGAGTTTCCTGATGCTTCAGAAGATCCGTCACCGGAAAAACAGAGAATCAATATTGTGGAAGGAGTTCGCCGAACCCTGGAACACGAACTGGATATCAATGAGAAGGTTGTGGTTTTTGGTGAAGACGTAGGCGCAAAAGGCGGAGTTCATGCTGCTACTATGGGGCTGCAGACCAAGTTTGGTGAGGAACGCGTATTTGATACCAGTTTGTCAGAGGAAGGAATTATCGGACGTGCAGTGGGGCTTGCCTACGCCGGACTGATGCCGGTGGCGGAGATTCAGTTCAGGAAATACGCAGACCCGGCAACGGAGCAATTGAAGAATACAGGAACCATACGCTGGAGGACGGCCAATAAATTTGCTGCCCCGATGGTAGTTCGAATGCCGGGCGGATTTGCGAAGTGCGGAGATCCATGGCACAGTGAATCGAATGAGGTGTTTTTTGCGCATATGATCGGCTGGCAAGTGGCCTATCCGAGCAATGCACAGGATGCTGTTGGACTTCTTCGATCGGCAATGAGAAGCAATAACCCAACAATCTTCTTCGAACATCGTAATTTGCTCGACTCTAAATATGCCCGAAAGCCATATCCGGGAGATGATTTTATTGTTCCGTTTGGAAAAGCTAACAGACTTCGGGAAGGAGAAGATCTCACCATTATCACGTGGGGAGCCATGTGCGAACGCTGCGAAGCTGCAGCAGATGAGTCTGATATCTCAATGGATATCATAGATTTGCGAACAATCATGCCCTGGGATAAAGAAGCTGTATTTGAATCCGTCAAAAAAACCAATCGATGTTTAATTGTGCATGAAGACAGTGAAACAGCCGGATTTGGTGCAGAATTGGGGGCAACGATTTCTAATGAGTTGTTTAGATATCTTGATGCTCCCGTACAGCGATTAACCATGCCGGATATTCCGATGCCCTACAATGTGGAATTGATGAATCATGTGCTGCCATCTGTAGAGAAAATTGTTGAAAGGGCAGATCAGATCGTTCACTATTAATTACCAAATCAAAAGGTTTGAAGACCTTTTTGTAGATTTATTAGTACAGTGATATTGAGACTGCGAATAAGCCAATTTTTATATCATTAAGAACACTGTTGTAAAAACCAGGGATTAGAGTACTTGCCGGCAACTCGGTTGCCGGTTATACTTTTTGCAAATACTTCTTTGTAAGTTTAAAAAAGCTTTACACTTCAGACTTAATAATTTCTGAAACTTCTCTACAAAATGTATTACATTCCCCTCAGAGTGATTTTTTGACTGACCAAGATGAGTAAATAAAATCGAGATATAAATGCGTCTTGGTACTAAATTATTATTGGGCTTTATCTCTATTGCACTACTGGTGTTGATTACCGGAAGTTTGTCGTACTATCTGAGTAATGCGGTAAAGAATGATCTGATTGAAACCAGTGAGTTAACCTCCCGTCAGCTTCAGTCTTTAACTGAGATGACGTCAGATCTGCAAAATTCCCTACTTTATACGCGGAATTATCTCACAGAATATGATAAACGAATCAGAGGGGATCGTTCGCTCCCGGTTACTGCACAGATACGGGAATCCCGCCGTATTGTAGAAAAGAGCCTGGATCAATTTGAATCTGACTTCAAGGAATTCAGGGAGTTTTCAACTAATAATTTCGGCAATACCGAAGATGATCCGTCATTTGAATCGGAAATCGATGGATTGGCTGATTCCCTTCAGGTATCATTTTCTTACTACAGTTCCCTCACGCGACAGATTATCGATGTGGATCAAACCGACTTTGGAAATGAAATTTTCAACGTAACCGTTGAGCCATATTTCCGGAATACAGTACTCCCATATTTGATTGAGCTTAGGGGAATGTTTCACGACCGGGTCAATTTGCAGCTCGCTGAGCTTGAAAACAGGGCAAATACAACTATTCGGCAGGTCATTGTAATTACCATACTTGCTTTCCTGATCGCAATTTTATTTACGTTTATTGTTTACCAATCTATTGCCAAACCCATACAGAAATTACAGCGAACGGCTGATGAGCTGGGTTCAGGAGATCTCTCGAAGCGGATTCATATTCAAACCAAAGATGAGCTGGCCGATTTAGCAAACTCATTTAATATGATGGCGGAGAACCTGAGCAAAAGCATGGTTTCCCGGAGTTATATGAATAATATTATCCAGTCGATGGGAGATATGCTGGTTGTAACGGATAAAGAAAATCGGATTGAATTGATAAATCATGCGGTTTCACTAACCCTGAACTATGATCCAAAGAAATTAAAAGGGAATAATTTCTTTGATCTTTTCAACGAGGATGACAGAACGGAAGTAGCTGAAACCTACGCCGAAACGAAATCTGATAATCCTGTTGTGGATGAGTGGATTATGAATACCGGTACGGATCAAAAGATTCCTGTAGTTGTGACCCATACCGAAATTCAGGATCAAAATGGCGAGAGAAAGCATATCTATGTTGCCCGGGATGTGACAGAGCAGAAGGAGGCCGAAAAGCGGATCAGCGACTCTTTGAAGGAGAAAGATGTAATGCTATCGGAAATTCATCATCGTGTAAAAAACAATCTGGCTGTCATTTCGGGGCTGCTTGAAATGCAGGTATGGAATACCGAAGATGAGTCGATTGCTGAAATATTACGCGATAGTCAGCTCAAAATTAAGTCGATGTCTTTGGTGCATGAGAAACTCTATCAGAATGAAAATTTTGCAAATATAGATATCGGCAATTATACGGAAGAATTGGTCAGTGAAATTCAGAAATCATATCAGTCGAAAAGAAAAAATATTGAAGCATTTTTTGACTGCGATTCCATCTCTGTTACGTTAAATCAGGCTATACCAATTTCACTGCTTCTAAATGAGAGTATCGTAAATATATATAAACACGCGTTTACCTCGATGAATGAAGGTGTTATTTCCATCAGAATGAAAATGTTAAATGGAAATATCGAAATCCGAATTTCTGATAACGGAATTGGTTTGCCGGATGGATTCGATAAGGAGACAGGCGGCTCAATGGGCCTTGTGTTAATTGACACACTTGCCAAACAGCTGAATGGTACTTATCAGTTTCAAAATGGAGAAGAGTCAGGAACCGAGCTGTTGATCTCTTTCCCTAAAAATGATAAAAGCGGCGGCGGATTTGTGAAGTAGTTCCCGGGTGTAATTGTGAATTACATTTTCTGAACTTAAAGAATATAGGCTGATGCTACGGCTTCGTATGAAGCGACTTGCGTTTTTTGCCACTCCCTGCTTTTGTCCATTTCATTCCCCATAAGTTCTGCAACTTCAGGAGCCATTTCCACACTGGCTTTTGCATCCAGAAGTAAAGCTCGGGTTCGGCGGGCCAGAACGTCTTCTACCGTCATGGCCATTTCATTTCGTACTCCCCATATTACTTCAGCTTTCAGGTAAGGAAGTCGCTCATGAAGCGGTTCTCCAAGTTCAGGATTTTCTTTGATTAGCTTTTCAATTTCAATACGATCTGACCCATAGTGGTGCAACGGATCGGAGTGGTCGGTGTTCTTGAGCCATCCGTGGATCCGCATATTTTCGGTCACACATTCATTGATGTTCAATCCGGCAATGGTGGCGGCCTGATCTACAGTATCCTGAGCCATTTTCCGATAGGTTGTCCATTTACCGCCTGTAATGGTAACCAATCCGCTGTTTGAAACGATGAGAGTATGGTCGCGGGATATGGAGGCGGTATCACTGCCGTCACCTCCTGCTTTAACAAGTGGGCGTAAACCGGCAAATACACTGCGAACATCTTCGCGGGTAGGGTCACCGGTCAAATATTGGGCCGCATGTTTTAAAATAAAGTCAATCTCTTCTTCCATTGCTTTCGGCTCAAGCTCAGGATTGTCAACGGGCGTGTCTGTTGTGCCTAATACGAGTTTCCCATTCCATGGAACGGCAAAAAGTACACGTCCGTCATCGGTATGCGGCACCATAATGGCCGATTCACCGGGTGAAAACTCACTGTCAATAACGATGTGTACGCCCTGACTTGGAGCAATTATCGGTTTCGCTTCAGGGTTGTCCATCTTTAGAATGTTGTCGGTAAAAACGCCTGTAGCATTGATAACTACCCGTCCATTTATTTCATACTCTTCCCCGGTCAGCTGGTCTTTAAATGCAACACCATCAACCATATTATTCGTTTTCAGGAGCTCCGTTACTTTACCGTAGTTAATGAGTGTAGCTCCATGCTCTGCTGCAGTTTGAACCAGATTGATTGCGAGTCTGGAGTCGTCAAACTGTCCATCGTAATAGATCACACCGCCACGGAGACCATTCTGCTCAAGTGTTGGAAGCTGCTCAATGGTCTTTTCCAGCGAGAGATTCTTAGATGGCCCCAAACCAAGTTTTCCCGCTAGCATATCATAAACTTTCATGCCGATACCGTAAAAAGGCCCTTCCCACCAATCGTAGTTGGGTACGATGAACGATTGATTACGAACCAGGTGAGGTGCATTTTGAATGAGAAGTCCACGTTCGCGTAAGGCCTCCAAAACCAAAGAAACATTTCCCTGCTGCAGGTAACGGACACCACCATGAACCAGTTTAGTGGAACGGCTTGAGGTACCCTTTGCAAAGTCGTGCTGCTCTAAAAGCAGCGTGCTATACCCGCGTGAGGCCGCATCAACAGCTGTTCCCAAACCTGTGGCTCCACCACCGATGATAATAAGATCGAAGTAGCCTTTTTTATTCTTAACAGCGTCGATCATTTCAGTTCTGATCATGGAATCGGGATTTGGTTTTCGTTGAAATTGATTGAAAATAATCTCTTATGGAATTACGTAATAACTGATCGAATTTTCCAATGATTTAAAAAATAAATCAGGAAAAAAATTATCAAAAATTCACTGTGAAATTAAAATGTAAAAAAAGCCAAAAATTGTTTGTTGTTTTATTCTGAATTAACTAATTAGGGTTTGGCTTGTTTTCAAACGAGCTGGAATGACTAAAATAAACCTTCATAATTATACAAATCACTAACCCCTACTTTATGAAAAATCAATACAAATCAACTCTTTTTATAGTGTTGTTCTTGTTTTTGTATTCGGGTAGTGCCTACGCTCAATTTACGGTGAATGGTACTATTGTAGATGCGGAAAGTAATGAACCACTATTTGGTGTTACTGTCGTCGATGCTCAAACAGGTGATGGCGCTGCTACAAATATTAATGGTGAATTTTCACTCAATGTATCTGGTGAGTCAACAACCCTGAGAGTGACCTATATCGGTTACATTACGCAGAATGTTGACGTAACTCGAAACGGTAACTCAGTAGTAGAAATTGAAATTGAACTCGAACCTGATATTTCCCGATTGGATGAAATCGTTGTAACAGGTTTGGCTTCAAATGTTAAGAGAAGTAACCTTGGTAATTCAGTTGCTACAGTTTCCAGAAAGGAGCTTGCAGGAACTACAATCGGACAATCGCTAGATAACTCTTTATCCGGTAAAATTCCGGGTGTAAATATAGTTGCAAACGGTGGTTCTCCCGGCGGTGGTAGCAACGTACAGCTAAGAGGAATTTCAACATTAGGATCCGGTTCATCTCAGCCACTCTATATTATTGATGGCGTTTATGTGGATAATACAGTTATCTCAACCGGACGGTCTTCGGTTAGTGGTGCCGGTGGATCTAATCAGGATGATTCTGCAAGCCGTATTTCAGATTTGAATCCAGAAGATATTGAATCCATTGAGGTGCTTAAAGGTCCCTCCGCCGCTGCTATTTATGGTGGACGAGCCAATGCTGGAGTTATCATCATCACCACGAAAAGAGGACAAGCCGGTGAAACACGTGTTGGTATCAAACAAGATATAGGTTTTACCAGTGCCTTAAACCTGCTTGGCTTTGACGATTGGAGTGAAGATAAAATAGACTTGGTTTACAGTGGTCAAAGAGCTGAAGCTGAAAAGGCAATCTTCAGACAGAATGGAAATTTATTAGACTATGAGGAAGAGTTCTACGGTGAAACCGGCCTGTTGAGTAATACACAGATCAGTGCTTCCGGTGGAAATGAAAGAACTCAGTTTTATGTGAGTGCAGGTGTACAATCGGAGGAAGGCATTATTAAAAATACCGGTTTTGATAGAAATAACATTCGTTTGAATCTGGATCACTCCATAAACAATAATATTTCTGTTACATCGAACTCAAACTATATCAGAACAGATTCGGATCGAGGTTTTACGGGTAACCAAAATGGAACAGGTGGAAGTATCGGGTATAATATTGCATATGTTCCGAGTTATTTCGACCTCAGACCCGATGAAAACGGTCTCTATCCGAACAACCCATATTTTGCGGAGAATCCATATAACCTGCGCGATAATGCGGAAAATAATCAGTTAGTCAACCGTTTCTTACAGAGTGTTCGTCTGGATGCTAATCTTTATAGCAGTGACAACAGTTTTCTAAGATTTAATACTCAGGTGGGTTTGGATTATCTGAATTCAAATTCAATAATTTACTTCCCGGAATCTTTTCAGTCACAACAGGCAAGTTCCACTCCCGGTGACGTTATTCACGGTAAGCAGGATAACTTCAACCTGAACATGCAGGCATTTCTGGTTTACAATGTTGATGTGAGTGATTTCAACTTCAATACACAGGTTGGATACACACGCTTGTATGAGGAGTCTAACAGACTTCTGAACCGTGGCCGAGGTCTAGCGCCCGGACAAACAAATCTGAATCAGGCACAGGTTCAATCTGTATTTTCACAAGTGTTTCAGGAAGTTTCGGAAATTGGTTTAGTTGCTCAGGAAGAGATCAACTGGGACGATAAAATTATTGCATCACTGGGTGTTCGGTTTGATAAATCAACACTTAATGCACAGCAAAATACATTCTATCCGTTTCCAAAAGCATCGTTAGCCGTAAATCTTACAAGCTTTGATTTCTGGAATGTAGATGAGATTGAACTCTTTAAACTCCGTACAGCTTATGGAGAAACAGGAGGTAAAGCACAGTTTGGAAACACTTTTGAAGCATTGGGTGGTGTGAACATCGGTGGCGGACTCGGTTCAGTAATTTCAACTCGAGCTATTGATCCTGACCTGAAGCCTGAGACAGCCAGTGAGATTGAATTTGGTGCAGATATCAGTGCATTTCAAGGAAGAGTGGGTCTTGAAGCAACGTACTACATCAAAAATGTAAGAGACTTGATTCTTGACCTTACACCCGCATCCTCAACAGGTATTACAGCGATTGCTACAAATGCTGCAGAACTTGAAAACAAAGGTGTAGAGCTGGCACTGACAGCATCACCGTACAGAAGCAGTAACCTTTCTTGGATTACAAGGCTGATGTATTGGAGTAATGATTCAGAAATCACACGACTGGATATTCCTTCTTACGATACCGGAGCTTTTGGACTATCGTTAGGACAGTATTTGATTCGCGAGGGTGAATCACCCACATCGATTGTTGGGAATCCACAGGATCCTGATCTGACGTTTTACGGTGACGCACAGCCTGATTATCAGATGTCCTGGTATAATGAATTCTCATTCTTAGGTAATTTCGAATTTAGTTTCCTATTTCAGTATCAAAAAGGAGGAGATAACATCAACCTGACTAACTTTCTGCTAGATGGCGGTGGCAATACGCCAGACTGGAGTAATGATGACGATGGTGATGGTACACCTAATGGTCTGGACAGAGGTCCATTTAATCCAAGTCAATTTGTGGAAGATGCTTCCTACATCAAACTGAGAGAAGTTGGTCTTTACTATACTCTTCCCGGTGAGGTTGTGTCAAACTTCTTCAACGCTCAGCGTATGCGTTTTGGCGTTTCAGGTCAAAACTTACTGTTATTTTCAGATTACAGCAGTTACGATCCTGAAGTATCGAACTTTGGCGCGCAACCGGTTTCGCAATCTGTGGAAGTGACACCGTATCCAAGTGCAAGAAGAGTATTCTTCCATATTAATCTCGACTTTTAAGAATGACTACTATGTTAAAAACAAAACACTACTTAACGACGATTTCTATAGTACTGTTGTCATTTTTAATGGCTACAGGATGTGATTTGCTTGATGTGGAGGAGGTTATTGACCCCAATAATCCGTCTTCAGCCGGCGTGTTAAATGATGCGACTCGCGGTGAATTACAAAATATGGTTACCGGTCTTGAAAGCCGGCATCGAGGATATGTGGCAAACACCACACAGCTCTTTGGGTCATTCGGCCGCGAAACATGGAACTTCTTTGCTTCTGATCCGAGATTCACCATTGACTGGTTGGGACAGGAAACCATAACAGAGCCGTATCCAAACTTCTTTTCCTCAGGAGGGACATATAACACACCCTATCAGGCAATTAAGCAGGCTAACCTGCTAATAGGAGCGGTGGAGAACACAACGACTGTGACTGAAGCCGAAGCAAATGCTTATCTCGGGTTAGCAAAGACGATTAAGGCATTTCAATATCTCATTCCGTTAAACGGACAGTACCAAAACGGAATTCGAATTGATGTGGCTGACCCTCTAAATCCGGGACCATTTTTAAGCTATGATGACGCATTGGATGAAATCCTTGCGCTTCTGGATGAGGCCTACAATGATTTAGGTAATGCTCCTGCAGATTTACCTTTTAATCTAACGGATGGATTTGGTGAGTTTGAATCTACGGATGGGTTAAGACAGGTGAACCGTGCCATCAAAGCACGAGCTTCTATTTATGCTGAAGATTTTACCGGTGCTTTAGACGCGTTGGATGACTCATTCATGGATTTAACTGCCGGTGAAGAGAGTATGAATCGCGGGGTGGCACATGTTTACGGAAATCCACCGGATTCATTCAACCCGCTGTTTTATCCTTTGGATGCAAATACAAATCAGATTATGGTTGTTCACCCATCCATGATTGAAGATGCGGAAGCCGGTGATTTGCGCGTTGAGAATAAATTCTTTGAGCGTACGACTCCTGTTTCCAATTCAAATGTTCCCGAAGATGCAGAATACCAGGATGCTCGATTTGAGAGTAATACCTCACCAATCCCTTATTTACGCAATGAGGAGTTAATTCTGATCTATGCGGAAGCGTTGGCACAAAGAGGACAGGGCACCGATTTTGTGGATGCTACAGCCGCAATTAATCTGATTCGAGAGACATGGGATTTAACCCCGGTTGCTCTGGCTACCTCGGATGAGATCATTGATCAGGTTTTGTTTGAAAGAAGATATTCACTTTGGGCAGAGGGCGGTCATCGTTGGATTGATGCTCGTCGTTACGATCGGTTGGATGAAATTCCAAATCGATACGGAAGAGTATTTACTCAATTGGCTCGCCCAACAAGCGAAACCAACTGGGAGAACCAGAACAATTAACTCAACCTATGTTTGGAACAGTCTGCTTGTAAGCATATAAAAGCAGACTGAGACGAGATCGAAGGATTAACAAAATCAAAAAAAGGCTCTGTGATTAAGTTCACAGAGCCTTTTTTATATCTTTAAACTTTCAAAACTTAGTAAAAAAAGGTGAGATTGAAGGCCTGAAAATCCCCTCCTTTCAAAGGAGGGGAATAAGGGGTGGTTGCATATAACTGACTTAGTT
This is a stretch of genomic DNA from Rhodohalobacter barkolensis. It encodes these proteins:
- a CDS encoding alpha-ketoacid dehydrogenase subunit alpha/beta; amino-acid sequence: MAKKKDAKKKIDWLQVADTLLLSRAIDDLEEAELVPDKKILYQFSARGHELGQILLGMQLDQPNDAASAYYRSRPLMLTLGLSAEDAIASGMAKSGGYSDGRDIGVVCNMPGNEGVTVLPMAGDVGSQYTPAAGWAQAIEYRKKVLKEEAYSNAISVILGGDASVATNGFWSCLTMATTLNLPILFYIEDNGYGISVTSDMQTPGANIANNLYSFKNLRIFDGDGTSPEEALALITEASDYTRERKGPALLRLTVPRLNGHSYQDNQAYKDEELLKKESDRDPLKTLKEFMIPDLISKKKWDELEEKNREKAREAADSAWNRPDPDKDSLTKYAFFKEGDEIQQVGGLFKEGFEFPDASEDPSPEKQRINIVEGVRRTLEHELDINEKVVVFGEDVGAKGGVHAATMGLQTKFGEERVFDTSLSEEGIIGRAVGLAYAGLMPVAEIQFRKYADPATEQLKNTGTIRWRTANKFAAPMVVRMPGGFAKCGDPWHSESNEVFFAHMIGWQVAYPSNAQDAVGLLRSAMRSNNPTIFFEHRNLLDSKYARKPYPGDDFIVPFGKANRLREGEDLTIITWGAMCERCEAAADESDISMDIIDLRTIMPWDKEAVFESVKKTNRCLIVHEDSETAGFGAELGATISNELFRYLDAPVQRLTMPDIPMPYNVELMNHVLPSVEKIVERADQIVHY
- a CDS encoding histidine kinase dimerization/phosphoacceptor domain -containing protein, with amino-acid sequence MRLGTKLLLGFISIALLVLITGSLSYYLSNAVKNDLIETSELTSRQLQSLTEMTSDLQNSLLYTRNYLTEYDKRIRGDRSLPVTAQIRESRRIVEKSLDQFESDFKEFREFSTNNFGNTEDDPSFESEIDGLADSLQVSFSYYSSLTRQIIDVDQTDFGNEIFNVTVEPYFRNTVLPYLIELRGMFHDRVNLQLAELENRANTTIRQVIVITILAFLIAILFTFIVYQSIAKPIQKLQRTADELGSGDLSKRIHIQTKDELADLANSFNMMAENLSKSMVSRSYMNNIIQSMGDMLVVTDKENRIELINHAVSLTLNYDPKKLKGNNFFDLFNEDDRTEVAETYAETKSDNPVVDEWIMNTGTDQKIPVVVTHTEIQDQNGERKHIYVARDVTEQKEAEKRISDSLKEKDVMLSEIHHRVKNNLAVISGLLEMQVWNTEDESIAEILRDSQLKIKSMSLVHEKLYQNENFANIDIGNYTEELVSEIQKSYQSKRKNIEAFFDCDSISVTLNQAIPISLLLNESIVNIYKHAFTSMNEGVISIRMKMLNGNIEIRISDNGIGLPDGFDKETGGSMGLVLIDTLAKQLNGTYQFQNGEESGTELLISFPKNDKSGGGFVK
- a CDS encoding glycerol-3-phosphate dehydrogenase/oxidase, which gives rise to MIRTEMIDAVKNKKGYFDLIIIGGGATGLGTAVDAASRGYSTLLLEQHDFAKGTSSRSTKLVHGGVRYLQQGNVSLVLEALRERGLLIQNAPHLVRNQSFIVPNYDWWEGPFYGIGMKVYDMLAGKLGLGPSKNLSLEKTIEQLPTLEQNGLRGGVIYYDGQFDDSRLAINLVQTAAEHGATLINYGKVTELLKTNNMVDGVAFKDQLTGEEYEINGRVVINATGVFTDNILKMDNPEAKPIIAPSQGVHIVIDSEFSPGESAIMVPHTDDGRVLFAVPWNGKLVLGTTDTPVDNPELEPKAMEEEIDFILKHAAQYLTGDPTREDVRSVFAGLRPLVKAGGDGSDTASISRDHTLIVSNSGLVTITGGKWTTYRKMAQDTVDQAATIAGLNINECVTENMRIHGWLKNTDHSDPLHHYGSDRIEIEKLIKENPELGEPLHERLPYLKAEVIWGVRNEMAMTVEDVLARRTRALLLDAKASVEMAPEVAELMGNEMDKSREWQKTQVASYEAVASAYIL
- a CDS encoding SusC/RagA family TonB-linked outer membrane protein, with the protein product MKNQYKSTLFIVLFLFLYSGSAYAQFTVNGTIVDAESNEPLFGVTVVDAQTGDGAATNINGEFSLNVSGESTTLRVTYIGYITQNVDVTRNGNSVVEIEIELEPDISRLDEIVVTGLASNVKRSNLGNSVATVSRKELAGTTIGQSLDNSLSGKIPGVNIVANGGSPGGGSNVQLRGISTLGSGSSQPLYIIDGVYVDNTVISTGRSSVSGAGGSNQDDSASRISDLNPEDIESIEVLKGPSAAAIYGGRANAGVIIITTKRGQAGETRVGIKQDIGFTSALNLLGFDDWSEDKIDLVYSGQRAEAEKAIFRQNGNLLDYEEEFYGETGLLSNTQISASGGNERTQFYVSAGVQSEEGIIKNTGFDRNNIRLNLDHSINNNISVTSNSNYIRTDSDRGFTGNQNGTGGSIGYNIAYVPSYFDLRPDENGLYPNNPYFAENPYNLRDNAENNQLVNRFLQSVRLDANLYSSDNSFLRFNTQVGLDYLNSNSIIYFPESFQSQQASSTPGDVIHGKQDNFNLNMQAFLVYNVDVSDFNFNTQVGYTRLYEESNRLLNRGRGLAPGQTNLNQAQVQSVFSQVFQEVSEIGLVAQEEINWDDKIIASLGVRFDKSTLNAQQNTFYPFPKASLAVNLTSFDFWNVDEIELFKLRTAYGETGGKAQFGNTFEALGGVNIGGGLGSVISTRAIDPDLKPETASEIEFGADISAFQGRVGLEATYYIKNVRDLILDLTPASSTGITAIATNAAELENKGVELALTASPYRSSNLSWITRLMYWSNDSEITRLDIPSYDTGAFGLSLGQYLIREGESPTSIVGNPQDPDLTFYGDAQPDYQMSWYNEFSFLGNFEFSFLFQYQKGGDNINLTNFLLDGGGNTPDWSNDDDGDGTPNGLDRGPFNPSQFVEDASYIKLREVGLYYTLPGEVVSNFFNAQRMRFGVSGQNLLLFSDYSSYDPEVSNFGAQPVSQSVEVTPYPSARRVFFHINLDF
- a CDS encoding RagB/SusD family nutrient uptake outer membrane protein; translated protein: MLKTKHYLTTISIVLLSFLMATGCDLLDVEEVIDPNNPSSAGVLNDATRGELQNMVTGLESRHRGYVANTTQLFGSFGRETWNFFASDPRFTIDWLGQETITEPYPNFFSSGGTYNTPYQAIKQANLLIGAVENTTTVTEAEANAYLGLAKTIKAFQYLIPLNGQYQNGIRIDVADPLNPGPFLSYDDALDEILALLDEAYNDLGNAPADLPFNLTDGFGEFESTDGLRQVNRAIKARASIYAEDFTGALDALDDSFMDLTAGEESMNRGVAHVYGNPPDSFNPLFYPLDANTNQIMVVHPSMIEDAEAGDLRVENKFFERTTPVSNSNVPEDAEYQDARFESNTSPIPYLRNEELILIYAEALAQRGQGTDFVDATAAINLIRETWDLTPVALATSDEIIDQVLFERRYSLWAEGGHRWIDARRYDRLDEIPNRYGRVFTQLARPTSETNWENQNN